The Hemibagrus wyckioides isolate EC202008001 linkage group LG12, SWU_Hwy_1.0, whole genome shotgun sequence genome includes a window with the following:
- the LOC131362692 gene encoding zinc finger protein OZF-like isoform X1 translates to MNGGFQKKPLKEEEPEDEDYICGGTSISVVHVSPTEQQNGGFQKELIKEEEPDDDYLFCEVCKSFYINKCEVHGPQLQSHPTGEKPYHCSHCGKSFSTASDVKVHERIHTGEKLYHCSQCGKSFVHQSSLRSHKRIHTGERPYRCSYCGKSFGHKDTLKKHLHTHTGEKPYQCSECGKRFSDRGTFRSHQYIHTGEKPYHCTECGKIFTRQSSLQQHQRVHTGEKPYYCSKCGKSFSQHGTLQQHQHTHTDEKPYQCSTCRKSFNRQRNLQSHMRIHTGEKPYHCSHCGKSFSHHSTLKRHQRIHAGEKPYHCSHCGKRFTQLGTLQSHTRIHTGEKLHHCSQCDKTFNRLSSLQIHQRIHTGEKPYQCSQCGKSFSQNGTLKQHLRVHTGEKPYYCSQCGKTFSQQSTLHQHQRIHTKKKEYQDTAWEEL, encoded by the exons GTGGCGGCACATCAATCTCTGTGGTTCACGTCTCCCCTACAGAACAGCAGAATGGAGGATTCCAGAAGGAGCTTATAAAAGAGGAAGAACCTGATGATGATTATTTGT tCTGTGAGGTCTGCAAATCCTTCTATATTAACAAGTGTGAAGTTCATGGTCCTCAGCTTCAGTCACACCctacaggagagaagccatatcacTGCTCCCACTGTGGCAAGAGTTTTTCTACAGCGAGTGACGTGAAGGTCCATGAGCGCATTCACACTGGAGAGAAGCTGTATCACTGTTCACAATGTGGCAAGAGTTTTGTCCACCAAAGTAGTCTGAGATCACATaaacgcattcacacaggagaacGGCCGTATCGGTGCTCATACTGTGGGAAGAGCTTCGGTCATAAAGATACTCTCAAGAAGCAcctgcacactcacacaggagAAAAGCCGTATCAGTGCTCAGAGTGCGGGAAGCGTTTCAGCGACAGGGGGACTTTTAGATCACACCAGTATatccacacaggagagaaaccgTATCACTGCACAGAGTGCGGAAAGATTTTTACTCGACAAAGTTCTCTCCAGCAACACCAGCGCGTTCACACCGGAGAGAAGCCGTATTACTGCTCaaagtgtgggaagagttttagtCAGCATGGCACTCTGCAACAGCACCAGCACACTCACACCGACGAGAAACCGTATCAGTGCTCCACGTGTAGGAAGAGCTTTAACAGGCAGAGAAATCTCCAATCTCACATGCGCATTCACACcggagagaagccgtatcacTGCTCGCACTGCGGGAAGAGTTTTAGTCACCACAGTACTCTGAAAcgacaccagcgcattcacgcgggagagaagccgtatcacTGCTCGCACTGCGGGAAACGTTTTACTCAACTAGGCACTCTACAATCCCACACGCGCATTCACACGGGAGAGAAACTCCATCACTGTTCACAGTGCGATAAAACATTTAACCGACTGAGTTCTCTCCAAAttcaccagcgcattcacacgggAGAGAAGCCGTACCAGTGCTCCCAGTGCGGGAAGAGTTTCAGTCAGAACGGTACTCTCAAACAGCACCTACGCGTTCACACTGGAGAGAAACCCTATTACTGCTCTCAATGTGGGAAGACTTTCAGTCAGCAGAGCACTCTCCACcaacaccagcgcattcacaccaAGAAGAAAGAATATCAGGATACAGCATGGGAAGAGCTTTAG